Proteins from one Mesorhizobium sp. M9A.F.Ca.ET.002.03.1.2 genomic window:
- the ribB gene encoding 3,4-dihydroxy-2-butanone-4-phosphate synthase — protein sequence MPYDQKKIVEALRAFERGEIVVVMDDDGRENEGDLIVAAIHCTPEKMAFIVRNTSGIVCTPMPREEAKRLNLQPMVADNDSAHTTAFTVSVDFKHGTTTGISADDRTLTVRNLANGNVGASDFVRPGHIFPLIAREGGVLMRSGHTEAAVDLCKLAGLPPVGVISELVNDDGTVMRGPQVQAFAEKNGLKQISVADLIAYRQRKETLVERVACSDIDTPGGKAQVFTYTLPWDSMHHVAIVFGDIRDGEEVPVRLHSEDVVSDVFGTGHRLDGIMKSMGERRRGVIVYLREGSVGVAHQERKRPAPGDREDHEEARRRENEWREIGLGAQILKDLGISSINLIASRERHYVGLEGFGIHIAKTEIL from the coding sequence ATGCCTTACGACCAGAAGAAAATCGTCGAAGCACTGCGCGCCTTCGAGCGCGGCGAGATCGTCGTCGTCATGGATGATGACGGGCGCGAGAACGAGGGCGACCTGATCGTCGCCGCCATCCACTGCACGCCGGAAAAAATGGCGTTCATCGTCCGCAACACCTCCGGCATCGTCTGCACGCCGATGCCGCGTGAGGAGGCCAAGCGGCTCAACCTGCAGCCGATGGTCGCCGACAATGATTCGGCCCACACCACCGCTTTCACCGTCAGCGTCGATTTCAAGCACGGCACCACGACAGGCATTTCGGCCGACGACCGCACATTGACCGTGCGCAACCTGGCCAACGGCAATGTCGGCGCCTCCGATTTCGTTCGCCCCGGCCACATCTTTCCGCTGATCGCGCGCGAAGGCGGCGTGCTGATGCGTTCGGGCCATACCGAAGCCGCGGTCGACCTGTGCAAGCTCGCCGGCCTGCCGCCGGTCGGCGTCATTTCCGAGTTGGTCAACGACGACGGTACCGTGATGCGCGGCCCGCAGGTGCAGGCCTTCGCCGAAAAGAACGGTTTGAAGCAGATTTCGGTCGCCGATCTCATCGCCTACCGCCAGCGCAAGGAAACGCTGGTCGAGCGCGTCGCCTGTTCGGACATCGACACGCCGGGCGGCAAGGCGCAGGTCTTCACCTACACGCTGCCCTGGGATTCCATGCACCATGTCGCGATCGTCTTCGGCGACATCCGCGACGGCGAGGAGGTGCCGGTGAGGCTGCATTCCGAGGACGTGGTGAGCGACGTGTTCGGCACCGGCCACAGGCTGGACGGCATCATGAAATCGATGGGCGAGCGCCGGCGCGGCGTCATCGTCTATCTGCGCGAGGGCTCGGTCGGCGTCGCCCATCAGGAGCGCAAGCGCCCGGCGCCCGGCGACCGCGAAGACCATGAAGAGGCGCGCCGGCGCGAGAACGAGTGGCGCGAGATCGGCCTAGGCGCCCAGATCCTGAAGGATCTCGGCATCTCCTCGATCAACCTGATCGCCTCGCGTGAGCGCCACTATGTCGGCCTCGAAGGCTTTGGCATCCATATCGCCAAGACCGAGATTCTCTAG